A stretch of Gemmatimonas aurantiaca T-27 DNA encodes these proteins:
- a CDS encoding peptidylprolyl isomerase → MSVCVRPTAGAPQKGDVLACCGADVPGFALAEPAPDAQAAMVAPHTRRHTVRGTNERARMWAWPGGDESGRAQYALRDVGAHTMDMPISRLAASRRTTPRRLAPALLLMITGLAASGLSACGGDGSARTERAAPADTATKVVRQVPGPAATPMRSPDTFQVRFETSKGPFVVSVERKLAPHGADRFYELVTIGFFDEVRFYRIVPGFVAQFGKHGTVSVNDAWVNANIPDDPMRISNEKGTVAFAANGPNSRSTELFISTGDNTRKLDYQKLFAPIGRVTEGMDVVERLNAEYGEEPNFARIARQGNAYLAKWFPALDYIKLATIVERSNP, encoded by the coding sequence ATGAGCGTGTGCGTGCGGCCCACCGCGGGCGCGCCCCAGAAGGGCGACGTGCTGGCCTGCTGTGGTGCGGACGTGCCCGGGTTTGCGCTCGCCGAGCCGGCACCGGACGCACAGGCGGCGATGGTTGCGCCGCACACCAGAAGGCACACCGTGAGGGGGACGAACGAACGAGCGCGCATGTGGGCCTGGCCTGGAGGAGACGAGAGCGGGCGCGCCCAATATGCACTTCGCGATGTCGGCGCACATACTATGGATATGCCGATCTCCCGCCTCGCCGCCTCACGCCGGACGACCCCGCGCCGACTCGCCCCCGCCCTGTTGCTGATGATCACCGGCCTGGCCGCCAGCGGTCTCTCGGCGTGCGGCGGTGACGGCAGTGCACGCACCGAGCGAGCGGCGCCGGCCGATACGGCCACGAAGGTGGTGCGGCAGGTGCCCGGCCCCGCGGCTACTCCGATGCGCAGCCCAGACACGTTCCAGGTGCGCTTCGAGACCAGCAAAGGCCCGTTCGTGGTGAGTGTGGAGCGCAAGCTGGCCCCGCACGGTGCTGATCGGTTCTACGAGCTGGTGACGATTGGCTTTTTCGACGAGGTGCGGTTCTACCGCATCGTGCCCGGCTTCGTCGCGCAGTTCGGCAAACATGGCACGGTGTCGGTGAATGACGCGTGGGTGAACGCGAACATTCCGGACGACCCCATGCGAATCAGCAATGAGAAAGGCACCGTCGCGTTCGCGGCGAACGGACCGAATTCGCGGAGCACGGAGCTGTTCATCAGCACCGGCGACAACACGCGGAAGTTGGATTATCAGAAGCTGTTCGCGCCGATTGGCCGCGTGACGGAAGGGATGGACGTCGTGGAGCGGCTGAACGCGGAGTACGGGGAGGAGCCGAACTTCGCGCGGATCGCCAGGCAGGGGAACGCGTATCTGGCGAAGTGGTTTCCGGCGTTGGACTATATCAAGCTTGCGACGATCGTTGAGCGATCAAATCCGTAG
- a CDS encoding type I restriction endonuclease subunit R, with product MRASSDKNYPLDGASPKAVREGTIEQGFIGTLEGLKYEYRPDIRDRAALERNFREKFETLNRVRLTDSEFARLLDEIVTADVFTAAKTLREINAFTRDDGTPLNYSLVNLKDWCKNSFEVINQLRINTDNSHHRYDVLLLINGVPCVQVELKTLGINPRRAMEQIVEYKNDPGNGYTKTLLCFLQLFIVSNRHRTWYFANNNTRHFAFNADERFLPIYEFADEANTKITHLDDFAARFLQKCALGKTLSRYMVLIQSEQKLMIMRPYQVYAVQQIMQCIEDNAGNGFIWHTTGSGKTLTSFKASTLLKQNEHIHKCLFVVDRKDLDRQTREEFNRFQEGSVEENTNTAALVRRLRSEDYADKVIVTTIQKLGLALDADSKRNRQRKRNDQPTFKELLEPLQDQRIVFIFDECHRSQFGENHQAIKEFFPRAQLFGFTGTPIFEENASLQKIEDTTASMRTTEDLFQKRLHAYTITNAIEDGNVLRFHVDYFKPREEAGKKAPRPGEGIAKRAVIEAILAKHDTATAGRRFNAILATASINDAIEYYGLFKAMQAERQAADPERTPLNIACVFSPPADGDRDVQQIQEDLPQEKLDNEQDPEGKKAALKGILAEYNARYGTNHAIGEFDLYYQDVQKRIKDQQWPNSDFSHAQKIDITIVVDMLLTGFDSKYLNTLYVDKNLKHHGLIQAFSRTNRVLNGSKPYGNILDFRQQQDAVDAAIALFSGEQTGEQAREIWLVDKAPVVIQKLQAAVQQLDSFMRSQGLETAPEAVPNLKGDAARAVFIERFKEVQRLKTQLDQYTDLTDGDKVAIEQVLPDAQHRGFKGAYLETAQRLREQQGKTRGDDMADSKAADQLDFEFVLFASAVIDYDYIMGLIARYTAQGPSKSKMTRDQLIGLISSDAKFMDEREDIAEYIGTLKAGEALNETAIREGYTRFKVEKSVAEVAALAEKHGLTADELQKFVDGTLERMIFDAERLGDLFAPLDLGWKARKDAELDLMGELYPLLTRRAQVREISGLSAYEQ from the coding sequence GTGCGCGCCTCCTCTGATAAGAACTACCCACTCGACGGCGCCAGTCCCAAGGCAGTCCGTGAGGGCACAATCGAACAAGGATTCATCGGCACGCTTGAAGGCCTGAAATACGAATACCGCCCGGATATCCGGGACCGCGCTGCGCTGGAGCGCAATTTCCGAGAGAAGTTCGAGACCCTCAATCGCGTTCGTCTTACCGATAGCGAGTTCGCGCGCCTGCTCGACGAGATCGTCACCGCCGATGTCTTCACCGCCGCGAAGACCCTGCGGGAGATCAATGCGTTTACCCGCGACGACGGCACGCCGCTAAACTACTCGCTGGTGAACCTCAAGGACTGGTGCAAGAACTCCTTCGAGGTCATCAACCAGCTTCGCATCAATACGGACAACAGCCACCACCGATACGACGTTCTGCTGCTCATCAACGGGGTGCCCTGCGTGCAGGTCGAACTCAAGACGCTCGGCATCAACCCGCGCCGCGCGATGGAGCAGATCGTCGAGTACAAGAACGATCCCGGCAACGGTTACACGAAGACGCTGCTGTGCTTCCTCCAGCTCTTCATCGTCAGCAATCGTCACCGCACCTGGTACTTCGCCAACAACAACACCCGCCACTTCGCGTTCAACGCCGACGAACGTTTCCTGCCCATCTATGAGTTCGCCGACGAGGCGAACACGAAGATCACCCACCTCGACGACTTCGCCGCCCGTTTCCTCCAGAAGTGCGCGCTGGGCAAGACCCTCAGCCGCTATATGGTGCTCATTCAGAGTGAGCAGAAGCTCATGATCATGCGGCCGTATCAGGTCTATGCCGTGCAGCAGATCATGCAGTGCATCGAGGACAACGCCGGCAACGGTTTCATCTGGCACACCACCGGCAGTGGCAAGACGCTGACCTCATTCAAGGCGTCCACGCTGCTCAAGCAGAATGAGCACATTCACAAGTGCCTGTTCGTGGTGGACCGCAAGGACCTCGATCGCCAGACGCGCGAGGAGTTCAACCGGTTCCAGGAAGGCAGCGTGGAAGAAAACACCAACACCGCTGCCCTCGTGCGTCGTCTGCGCTCGGAGGACTACGCCGACAAGGTGATTGTCACCACCATCCAGAAGCTCGGTCTCGCGCTGGATGCCGACAGCAAGCGCAATCGGCAGCGCAAGCGGAACGATCAGCCCACGTTCAAGGAGCTCCTGGAGCCGCTGCAGGACCAACGCATCGTCTTCATTTTCGACGAATGCCACCGTTCGCAGTTCGGCGAGAATCACCAGGCGATCAAGGAGTTTTTCCCCAGGGCCCAGCTCTTTGGCTTTACCGGCACGCCGATCTTCGAAGAAAACGCCAGCCTGCAGAAGATCGAGGACACCACGGCCTCCATGCGCACCACGGAGGACCTGTTCCAGAAGCGGCTGCACGCCTACACCATCACGAACGCCATCGAGGATGGGAACGTCCTGCGCTTCCATGTGGACTACTTCAAGCCCAGGGAAGAGGCAGGAAAGAAGGCGCCCAGGCCAGGCGAAGGCATCGCCAAGCGCGCGGTCATCGAGGCCATCCTGGCCAAGCATGACACCGCCACCGCCGGACGCCGCTTCAATGCCATTCTCGCCACGGCGTCCATCAACGATGCCATCGAGTACTACGGCCTGTTCAAGGCCATGCAGGCGGAGCGGCAGGCCGCAGACCCCGAGCGGACGCCGCTCAACATTGCCTGCGTCTTTTCGCCGCCCGCCGACGGCGACCGGGATGTGCAGCAGATCCAGGAAGATCTGCCGCAGGAAAAGCTCGACAACGAGCAGGACCCCGAGGGCAAGAAGGCCGCGCTGAAAGGCATTTTGGCCGAGTACAACGCGCGGTATGGCACGAATCACGCCATTGGTGAATTCGATCTGTACTACCAGGACGTGCAGAAGCGCATCAAGGACCAGCAGTGGCCGAATAGCGACTTCTCGCACGCGCAGAAGATCGATATCACCATCGTGGTGGACATGCTGCTGACCGGCTTCGACTCCAAGTATCTCAACACCCTGTACGTCGACAAGAATCTGAAGCACCACGGACTCATTCAAGCCTTTTCGCGCACGAATCGTGTGCTGAACGGCAGCAAGCCGTACGGCAATATTCTCGACTTTCGCCAGCAGCAGGACGCCGTGGACGCCGCCATTGCGCTGTTTTCCGGCGAACAGACCGGCGAGCAGGCGCGGGAAATCTGGCTGGTGGACAAGGCGCCGGTGGTCATCCAGAAGCTGCAGGCCGCTGTGCAGCAGCTGGATAGTTTCATGAGGTCACAGGGCCTCGAGACCGCGCCCGAGGCAGTACCGAACCTCAAGGGCGACGCCGCGCGGGCCGTGTTCATCGAGCGCTTCAAGGAAGTGCAGCGACTCAAGACGCAGCTCGACCAGTACACCGACCTCACCGACGGCGACAAGGTTGCCATCGAGCAGGTGCTCCCCGATGCCCAGCATCGCGGTTTCAAGGGTGCGTATCTGGAGACGGCGCAGCGTCTGCGCGAGCAGCAGGGCAAGACCCGGGGCGATGACATGGCCGACTCCAAAGCCGCCGACCAGCTCGATTTCGAGTTCGTGCTTTTCGCCTCGGCGGTCATCGACTACGACTACATCATGGGCCTCATTGCCCGGTACACGGCGCAAGGGCCAAGCAAGTCAAAGATGACGCGCGATCAGTTGATAGGCCTCATCAGCTCGGATGCCAAGTTCATGGACGAGCGTGAGGACATTGCTGAGTACATCGGCACACTCAAGGCGGGGGAGGCGTTGAACGAAACCGCCATCCGCGAGGGTTACACCCGCTTCAAGGTGGAGAAGAGCGTGGCGGAGGTTGCCGCTTTGGCAGAGAAGCACGGGCTCACCGCTGACGAGCTGCAAAAATTTGTCGACGGTACGTTGGAGCGAATGATTTTTGATGCCGAACGACTTGGCGACTTGTTTGCCCCGCTGGACCTTGGCTGGAAGGCGCGCAAGGACGCCGAACTCGACCTGATGGGGGAACTGTATCCGCTACTTACCAGACGTGCGCAGGTGCGCGAGATCTCGGGGTTGAGTGCGTATGAGCAGTAA
- a CDS encoding acetamidase/formamidase family protein, producing MPTPTTVVNGGYDPAAAPVVRMASGDLLDVGTVSTCGVRLLQTGKDSGRIEPAIRAIQAATAAGTLKRGPGGHVLTGPVYVEGAESGDVLEVRIRDIQLDVPYACNSFSSRSGFIPEDFPNTTRSRIVPLDARRMIGHFDDTLGIEIPLRPFFGSIGVAPPAASGRIHSAPPGMHAGNLDNKELTAGTILYIPVNVRGALLHIGDGHAAQGDGEVDITALETALRGQLQLVVRKDMKLTWPRGETRTHWIAMGTDSNLTIATKIAVREAIKLLGDVYKLPREDAYQLVSTACDVRITQLVDGTMGAHVMIPKALFTRRRPTH from the coding sequence ATGCCCACGCCTACCACGGTGGTCAACGGCGGCTACGATCCGGCTGCGGCGCCGGTGGTGCGCATGGCATCGGGCGATCTGCTCGATGTGGGCACGGTGTCCACCTGCGGTGTGCGCTTGCTGCAGACGGGCAAGGACTCGGGACGCATCGAGCCGGCCATCCGCGCCATTCAGGCGGCTACCGCGGCGGGTACGCTCAAACGCGGGCCGGGCGGGCATGTGCTCACGGGGCCGGTGTATGTGGAAGGCGCCGAGTCGGGGGATGTGCTGGAAGTGCGCATCCGCGACATCCAGCTCGATGTGCCTTACGCGTGCAACAGCTTCAGCTCACGCAGCGGCTTCATTCCGGAAGACTTTCCCAACACCACGCGCTCGCGCATCGTGCCGCTCGATGCACGCCGCATGATCGGGCATTTCGACGACACGCTGGGCATCGAGATTCCGCTGCGTCCATTCTTTGGCAGCATCGGTGTGGCGCCGCCGGCGGCGAGTGGCCGCATTCACAGTGCGCCGCCGGGCATGCACGCGGGCAATCTCGACAACAAGGAACTCACCGCGGGCACCATTCTCTACATCCCGGTGAATGTGCGCGGCGCCCTGCTGCACATCGGCGATGGACACGCGGCCCAGGGCGATGGCGAAGTGGACATCACCGCCCTCGAGACGGCGCTGCGTGGTCAGTTGCAGCTCGTCGTGCGCAAGGACATGAAACTCACCTGGCCGCGCGGCGAGACACGCACACACTGGATTGCCATGGGTACCGACAGCAATCTCACTATCGCCACCAAGATTGCAGTGCGAGAGGCCATCAAACTGCTGGGTGATGTGTACAAGCTTCCTCGCGAAGACGCGTATCAGTTGGTGAGCACGGCGTGTGATGTGCGTATCACGCAGTTGGTGGACGGCACCATGGGCGCGCATGTGATGATTCCCAAAGCGCTGTTTACGCGGCGCCGTCCGACGCACTGA
- a CDS encoding restriction endonuclease subunit S: MSSKKKATAVKSDGKAALVPRLRFPEFRGAEGWKSVTLGEVSTQVTEIVGDRKLTPVSISAGIGFVPQAEKFGRDISGNQYQRYTLVRDGDFVFNKGNSLKFPQGCVYLLHGWGQVAAPSVFICFRLRDGYSNGFFQNCFEQNQHGRQLKRHITSGARSNGLLNISKETFFGVEIPTPTSAEQQKIAECLSSADELIAAQARKVDALKTHKKGLMQQLFPREGETQPRLRFPDFRECGEWELKAVGDVFEVTRGKVLAMTLVKEDASSDAPYPVYSSQTKSKGLAGYYSEYLYRDAITWTTDGANAGDVNFRSGPFYCTNVCGVLVNTRGYANACVAALLNGVTRSHVSYVGNPKLMNGVMEKIEIPFPSPQEQQRIAECLSSLDALITAESDKLEALKHHKRGLMQQLFPSPVNAAV; encoded by the coding sequence ATGAGCAGTAAGAAGAAAGCCACCGCTGTGAAGAGCGACGGCAAGGCTGCGTTGGTTCCGAGGCTGCGGTTTCCGGAGTTTCGGGGTGCGGAAGGCTGGAAATCCGTCACCCTTGGAGAAGTATCTACGCAGGTGACCGAGATTGTAGGGGATAGGAAGCTAACTCCGGTTAGCATCTCCGCTGGAATCGGCTTTGTTCCGCAGGCCGAAAAGTTTGGCCGGGACATCTCTGGCAATCAGTATCAGCGCTACACCTTGGTCCGAGACGGAGACTTCGTCTTCAACAAAGGTAACTCGCTCAAGTTTCCTCAGGGTTGTGTGTACCTGCTGCACGGGTGGGGACAAGTTGCCGCGCCGAGTGTCTTCATCTGTTTCCGCCTCAGGGATGGCTACTCAAACGGTTTCTTTCAGAACTGCTTTGAGCAAAACCAACATGGCAGGCAGTTAAAGCGGCACATCACAAGCGGTGCGCGGAGCAATGGCTTGCTGAATATCAGCAAGGAAACATTCTTCGGTGTTGAAATCCCGACTCCTACCTCCGCCGAACAACAAAAGATCGCTGAGTGCCTGAGTTCCGCGGACGAGTTGATCGCGGCGCAGGCACGTAAAGTGGACGCGCTCAAGACCCACAAGAAGGGATTGATGCAGCAGCTGTTCCCCCGCGAAGGGGAAACACAGCCGCGGCTGCGTTTCCCTGATTTTCGGGAGTGTGGGGAGTGGGAGTTGAAAGCGGTTGGCGATGTGTTCGAGGTTACGCGGGGTAAAGTGCTAGCGATGACTTTGGTCAAAGAAGACGCGTCGAGCGACGCCCCATACCCAGTCTATTCGTCCCAAACCAAGAGCAAGGGACTGGCCGGCTACTACTCGGAGTATCTCTACAGAGACGCCATCACCTGGACGACAGACGGCGCGAATGCAGGTGATGTCAATTTCAGGTCTGGACCGTTCTACTGCACGAACGTCTGTGGCGTACTAGTCAACACACGAGGCTATGCAAATGCCTGTGTCGCTGCCCTCTTGAACGGCGTCACGCGCAGTCACGTCTCATACGTCGGCAATCCAAAGTTGATGAACGGGGTGATGGAGAAGATCGAGATTCCGTTTCCTTCGCCTCAGGAACAGCAGCGCATTGCCGAATGCCTGAGCAGCCTTGACGCCCTGATCACCGCCGAATCAGATAAGCTGGAGGCTCTCAAGCACCACAAGCGCGGCCTCATGCAGCAGCTCTTCCCATCCCCTGTGAACGCTGCCGTATGA
- a CDS encoding serine/threonine-protein kinase: MDRDALRTRLTELLGVQYALHEELGGGGMSVVYRATERAFERAVVIKVLAPELTAALNAKRFVREINIAARLQHPNIVPMLAAQVDHGIPYYVMPYVKGRSLRDRMTAGAVPMAEALSMLRDIARALAYAHGEGVVHRDIKPENVLLSGRVAMVTDFGIAKALAVASAPEFSAESSTASHTLTQYGTSIGTPRYIAPEQAVAGDVDHRADLYSWGVMAYELFAGVHMFAERGSPRQMLAAHIAETPRPLQEAAPTVPQPLAHLIMRTLAKDPEQRPANAEELLALLEAYDVAVSGERFPSGPLASPLPAKARGVTRWVTATVLFVVAAIGAAVWMKGSHPTLDERLLVAAPFRVSAADPALQYLREGMIDLLSANLTTSSLRVAPPRTMVEAFAATTGANERDATETQAIETARTLGAGRLLLGDIVATPKELTFTVRVLDVVRGTSSDAIRVNGSVDSVAQLVDKLSLAILSELAPDDVKRVGSVGTTSVVALRSYLEGLAMLRRAQHIESTKAFLRAIEADTTFALAGIGLRLAASWNGNQEMTTRGTDIAWRYRTRLSGGDQALLTALVGSRYPDITPTVQKLDDVRRYVALAPQRAEAWYLLGDALFHYGHIAGVSEDSVDAESRRAFVRALDLDSTYLSAAVHLTDLAAWHNDNALLDRISRLRSAADSNRVWMWEVRWYQAARANAPDQQVWRDSLVRRNYGHFTQVAMHEGIGAREGVAVYDSVYRLARGGEPERMVTAGSNLVDWLLLLGRPAQAQRVMAAIDSSPDGNARANSAVRRLRSAMLGEHDTTGTGLALQRLATDESLVPTDFMSQSFVLRAVRSAETWRLEHGDSSQTRLSKQRLAAAVRGTPAERDVDYALSVGLIEALHARLARDTTTLRARLQHLDSLLANLDYSRAHEARTAFTTLEVARLWESLNDPTRALVTIRRSGDRWQGSVTPYLATRLRHRARLAAALGQHAEARWASERYLAYRFEPEPSLRAQVDSVRRLLVTLP; the protein is encoded by the coding sequence TTGGATCGCGACGCGCTACGCACACGCCTGACCGAACTCCTCGGTGTGCAGTACGCCCTGCACGAGGAGCTCGGCGGCGGTGGCATGTCGGTGGTGTATCGCGCCACCGAGCGGGCGTTCGAACGTGCCGTGGTCATCAAGGTGCTCGCACCGGAGCTGACCGCGGCGCTGAATGCCAAACGTTTCGTGCGCGAAATCAACATCGCGGCGCGACTGCAGCATCCGAATATCGTCCCTATGCTGGCCGCACAGGTGGACCACGGCATTCCGTACTACGTGATGCCGTACGTGAAAGGTCGCTCGCTACGTGACCGCATGACGGCGGGGGCGGTGCCGATGGCCGAGGCGTTGTCGATGCTGCGTGATATCGCCCGTGCGCTGGCCTATGCACACGGCGAAGGCGTGGTGCATCGAGACATCAAGCCGGAAAACGTGCTGCTGTCGGGGCGCGTGGCCATGGTGACGGACTTCGGTATCGCCAAAGCACTGGCAGTGGCGTCGGCACCCGAGTTTTCAGCGGAATCGTCCACCGCGTCCCACACTCTCACACAGTACGGTACGTCCATCGGCACACCGCGTTACATAGCACCCGAGCAGGCGGTGGCGGGTGATGTGGATCATCGCGCCGATCTGTATTCGTGGGGCGTGATGGCGTACGAGTTGTTTGCCGGTGTGCACATGTTCGCCGAACGTGGGTCACCGCGGCAGATGCTGGCCGCGCACATCGCCGAGACGCCGCGACCATTGCAGGAAGCGGCGCCCACCGTACCGCAGCCACTCGCGCATCTCATCATGCGCACGCTGGCCAAGGATCCCGAGCAGCGTCCGGCCAATGCCGAAGAGTTGCTGGCGCTGCTGGAAGCGTACGATGTGGCCGTGAGTGGAGAGCGATTCCCCTCGGGGCCACTGGCCTCTCCCCTGCCGGCCAAAGCTCGTGGTGTGACACGCTGGGTCACGGCGACGGTGCTGTTTGTCGTGGCGGCGATCGGGGCGGCGGTATGGATGAAAGGTTCACATCCAACGCTCGACGAGCGACTGCTCGTGGCGGCGCCGTTCCGTGTGTCGGCCGCCGATCCGGCATTGCAGTACCTGCGCGAAGGCATGATCGACCTGCTGTCGGCCAATCTCACCACCTCATCTCTGCGTGTGGCGCCGCCGCGCACCATGGTGGAAGCGTTCGCCGCTACGACAGGGGCGAACGAGCGTGATGCCACCGAAACACAAGCCATCGAGACCGCCCGGACGCTGGGCGCCGGTCGTTTGTTGCTCGGCGATATCGTGGCCACCCCCAAAGAGCTGACTTTCACGGTGCGTGTGCTCGATGTGGTGCGTGGCACATCGTCGGACGCCATTCGTGTGAACGGTTCGGTGGACAGTGTAGCACAACTCGTGGACAAGCTGTCGTTGGCCATTCTCTCAGAGCTTGCGCCCGACGACGTGAAGCGCGTGGGCTCGGTGGGCACGACATCGGTGGTGGCGCTGCGTTCGTATCTCGAAGGGCTGGCCATGTTGCGTCGAGCGCAGCACATCGAGTCCACCAAAGCGTTTCTGCGTGCCATCGAAGCCGATACCACGTTTGCACTGGCCGGCATCGGTCTGCGTCTGGCGGCCTCGTGGAATGGCAATCAGGAGATGACAACGCGAGGCACCGACATTGCCTGGCGCTATCGCACGCGCCTGAGCGGCGGTGACCAGGCATTGCTCACCGCGCTGGTGGGCTCACGTTATCCCGACATCACACCGACGGTGCAGAAGCTGGACGATGTGCGCCGCTATGTGGCGCTGGCACCGCAGCGCGCCGAGGCATGGTATCTGCTCGGCGATGCGCTGTTCCACTATGGGCATATCGCCGGTGTGAGCGAAGACTCTGTCGACGCCGAATCGCGCCGGGCTTTTGTGCGGGCGCTCGATCTCGATTCCACGTATCTGTCGGCCGCGGTGCATCTCACCGATCTGGCGGCGTGGCACAATGACAATGCATTGCTGGACCGTATTTCACGTTTGCGCAGCGCCGCCGATTCGAATCGGGTGTGGATGTGGGAAGTGCGATGGTATCAGGCCGCCCGCGCCAATGCACCAGACCAGCAGGTGTGGCGCGATTCGCTCGTGCGTCGGAACTATGGGCACTTCACACAGGTGGCCATGCACGAGGGCATTGGTGCCCGTGAAGGCGTGGCCGTGTACGACTCGGTTTATCGATTGGCGCGTGGTGGTGAACCGGAGCGCATGGTGACCGCCGGCTCCAACCTCGTGGACTGGCTGTTGTTGCTGGGCCGGCCTGCACAGGCGCAGCGTGTGATGGCGGCGATCGACTCGAGCCCCGATGGCAATGCACGGGCCAACAGCGCGGTGCGTCGGTTGCGTAGCGCGATGCTGGGTGAACACGACACCACCGGCACGGGGCTGGCGCTGCAGCGTCTGGCGACCGATGAATCGTTGGTGCCCACGGATTTCATGAGCCAGAGCTTTGTGCTGCGGGCGGTGCGATCCGCCGAGACGTGGCGTCTGGAGCATGGGGACAGCAGTCAGACGCGCCTATCCAAACAGCGTCTTGCGGCGGCGGTACGTGGCACGCCCGCCGAGCGTGATGTGGACTACGCGTTGTCCGTGGGACTCATCGAGGCGCTGCACGCAAGACTCGCACGTGACACCACCACACTGCGCGCGCGCCTGCAGCATCTCGACTCGCTATTGGCCAACCTCGACTACAGTCGTGCGCATGAAGCCCGCACGGCCTTCACCACGCTCGAAGTGGCGCGCCTGTGGGAATCGCTGAACGACCCCACGCGTGCGTTGGTGACCATCCGTCGCTCGGGTGATCGCTGGCAAGGTTCCGTGACGCCATACCTGGCCACGCGGCTCAGGCACCGTGCGCGGCTTGCGGCCGCTCTTGGCCAACACGCAGAAGCACGCTGGGCCAGCGAGCGATACCTCGCCTATCGATTCGAACCTGAACCGTCGCTGCGCGCGCAGGTGGATTCGGTGAGGCGCCTGTTGGTCACGCTCCCGTAA
- a CDS encoding virulence RhuM family protein: MNDLILYTTDDGRSQIKLRAEQHTVWLTQLEMAELFDATKQNISLHLKNIFGEGELDPEATVKESLTVQVEGTREVQRPVTLYNLDAILAVGYRVRSPRGVQFRRWASVILKEYLVKGFVMDDERLKNPDGRPDFFDEMLERIRDIRASEKRFYQKVRDLFALSSDYDRTDSATQLFFATVQNLLIFAVTQRTAAELVTARANPADPHFGLLTWKGDKVRKTDIIVAKNYLTEDEIDTLNRLVVIFLETAELRAKSKQQTRMAFWKQNVDQIISSNGFPLLTHAGSISHDQMEARTGELYLAFDHERKTREAEAADQQEAADLEALEHTIKRRAKS; this comes from the coding sequence ATGAACGACCTGATTCTCTACACCACCGACGATGGCCGCAGCCAGATCAAGCTGCGGGCGGAGCAACACACTGTCTGGCTCACCCAGTTGGAGATGGCGGAGCTCTTTGACGCCACCAAACAGAACATCTCCCTGCACCTGAAGAACATCTTCGGGGAGGGGGAGCTTGACCCGGAGGCAACTGTCAAGGAATCCTTGACAGTTCAAGTCGAAGGCACCCGCGAGGTGCAGCGCCCGGTCACGCTCTACAATCTCGACGCCATCCTCGCCGTGGGCTACCGCGTGCGCTCACCACGCGGCGTGCAGTTCCGCCGCTGGGCTTCGGTCATCCTCAAGGAGTACCTCGTCAAGGGCTTCGTCATGGACGACGAACGCCTCAAGAACCCGGACGGCCGCCCAGATTTCTTCGATGAGATGCTGGAGCGCATCCGGGACATACGGGCCTCGGAAAAGCGCTTCTACCAGAAGGTGCGCGATCTCTTCGCGCTGTCCAGCGACTACGACAGGACCGACTCGGCCACGCAGCTGTTCTTCGCCACCGTGCAGAACCTGCTCATCTTTGCCGTGACCCAGCGCACCGCCGCCGAACTGGTCACGGCCCGCGCGAATCCGGCCGACCCGCACTTTGGTCTACTTACCTGGAAGGGCGACAAGGTGCGCAAGACCGATATCATCGTCGCGAAGAACTACCTGACCGAAGACGAGATCGATACGCTGAACCGACTGGTGGTCATCTTTCTTGAAACCGCCGAGTTGCGCGCCAAGAGCAAACAGCAAACGCGCATGGCATTCTGGAAGCAGAACGTGGATCAGATCATCAGCTCCAACGGATTCCCGCTGCTCACCCACGCGGGCTCCATCAGTCACGACCAGATGGAGGCGCGCACGGGCGAGCTGTATCTCGCGTTCGACCATGAGCGCAAGACGCGCGAGGCGGAGGCGGCCGACCAGCAGGAGGCGGCCGACCTCGAAGCACTGGAGCACACCATCAAGCGACGCGCGAAGTCATGA